The Labilibaculum sp. sequence GAGACTGAAAATGAAAAAAACAGTGTTTTTACATGAAATTCATAAAGAATCCTGGGGGCAAAGGTCCATTCGTTTTTTTGATCCCGACAATCATCTGATTGAAGTGGGAGAGCCTATGGAAGTATTTGTGATGAATATGAAAAACGAAGGACTTTCTATAAAACAAATTGCACGAAAAAGTGGAATACCACCTGAAACTGTTGAGACTATAATTTTAAGATTAAAAAAATAATAAAATCATGTTTATCATTTCATTAACCTACAAAGTACCTATCGAAAAGGTAGAAGAAGAATTGAACAATCACGTTCAGTATTTAAAAGAGCAGTATGCTTTGGGAAATTTTCAGGCCTCGGGCAGAAAAGTTCCGAGAACAGGAGGCGTAATACTTTCAACAGTGAAGGATAAAAAACAATTGGAAGAAATTCTGGCTAAAGATCCTTTTCACAAAAATGATTTAGCAGATTATGCAATCACTGAATTTATCCCCAGCATGACGAGCGACGAGTTAACTTGTTTGCTGGAGGTTTAATTTAAAATCCATAACCGACAGGGCCGTATCCGGGAACACTAACATAGCCGCGGGTATTGCCCTGATCGGAATTGCCGGCACTAAAGCGGGTTGACCAGAAATTATCTCCGCCACTGCCTTGTCCCATATAATAGTTCTGCTGAGCAGCCAAATACAAATTAACAGTAGGAATTGGATTGCCCTCGTAACCGGCATTCCCCAGATCATCGAACCAGTAAAAGCCTGGTTGAATGTAATAACCCAATACATAGCTCCACACCAACCATTCGTTCTCGGGCAGTTCCCGCCCGTTAACAACTACACTTGTATTGCCGGCAGATGCGTCTGATTTTAATTCCCCAAAATCGTGTCCGGGCAGCATAAATCCGAAAGAAGCATAACCAACAACTCCATACAAACCACTTTTGCTGTCGTACCAGTAATTTCCTGCTTTGGGTTTTAGGCCATATTCATTTTCAAGATTGGTAAGTTGAGTTTCATTCAGCTCAATATCATTAATAATGACTTTCCCGTTTTGACTGAAAGCAATAAGGGGAACCGTAAATAGAAACAGGCTTATTAAGAGTTTGTAAACTGTATTTTTCATTGTTTTTGATATTGATTTATTCACGAATTGGATTTAAAATATACATATGTGTGCGAAGAGAATTGGAAGCAATGTAGGGTGCTTGTGTAAAATTACAACAAAGATGATGGAGTGTCAATAGCTTGCTGATGAGACTTGATGAGTGTTTAAAATGGAGTTGTGAAAAATAATACAGAGAATTATGTGTATTTTAATAATCGAATTGTTAAATTTAAAAATTCGATCATAAAAAATAATATAGAAGAATTGAGTGGGATCAGAGATGATTGGTGAGTTTGAAGAGCTTGATGATAGTTTATGATCCGTATAGGTAGGAACAATTTACAAAAATAATACAGAGAATTAGTTTCACTAAAATCAACATAAAATGGCAAAACTATTAAACGACAAAATGTCGTCGCAGGTACACATTAACAATTCGAATCGCCATACCAGGCTTTGTAAACAAACCAAAGGAGCAGAAGGTTTAGCAGAGGCAATAGCCCCTAAAATTATTGTTTTAAAAGAAAAAAGAGACGAAACCGATAAAAAGAGGGAATTGTACGATGCTGCTCATGATGATTTGATGCTGAGAGATGCGGTATTGGACGATAGCATTCGAAACGTGGCCGATGTGGCCAAACAATACGACCGTAACAATCCGGGACGACCTGTTTTTACTATGTTATTTCCCGATGGGAAGTATTCCGACATTGTACGTGCACCATTTGCCAAAGAAGTTGATAAGGCTAATCAAATTGCTGAACGTATTAAAGCCTTAGGCGAAGAGCAC is a genomic window containing:
- a CDS encoding YciI family protein gives rise to the protein MFIISLTYKVPIEKVEEELNNHVQYLKEQYALGNFQASGRKVPRTGGVILSTVKDKKQLEEILAKDPFHKNDLADYAITEFIPSMTSDELTCLLEV